Proteins found in one Arthrobacter pascens genomic segment:
- a CDS encoding RidA family protein — protein sequence MSRAVTLVRSNAPSDVAQYAYAATTPNGARFIFLAGSCPLNEDGTTAGVGDYAAQAAKAVENMHLALEAAGACIEDVISTRVLVASTDRADLVTAWDVVRAAFGDHDVPSTLMGVTVLGYDGQLVEIEAIAAVID from the coding sequence ATGTCGCGTGCTGTGACCCTCGTCCGCTCGAACGCCCCCAGCGACGTCGCGCAGTACGCGTACGCCGCGACAACCCCCAACGGCGCGCGCTTTATTTTCCTGGCGGGTTCGTGCCCCCTGAATGAGGACGGAACGACCGCAGGCGTTGGCGACTACGCAGCACAGGCTGCGAAGGCTGTCGAAAACATGCACCTTGCCCTGGAAGCCGCCGGCGCTTGCATTGAGGACGTGATCTCCACTCGGGTCCTTGTGGCGTCGACAGACCGGGCTGATCTAGTGACGGCCTGGGATGTGGTCCGCGCGGCCTTCGGCGACCACGATGTTCCGAGCACGTTGATGGGAGTCACCGTGCTCGGCTATGACGGCCAGCTAGTGGAGATCGAAGCAATCGCCGCCGTCATCGATTGA
- a CDS encoding PadR family transcriptional regulator, whose amino-acid sequence MGKQMTEMLKGTLEGIVLAILAVRPAYGYEITARLRDQGFSDIAEGTVYALLVRIEQRGLVDVEKVPSEKGPPRKVYTLNALGGEDLEEFWRTWSFLAERIEQLHQNIENSQEAGE is encoded by the coding sequence ATGGGCAAGCAGATGACCGAGATGCTCAAGGGCACCCTCGAGGGCATCGTTCTCGCGATTCTGGCCGTGCGGCCGGCGTACGGCTATGAGATCACGGCCCGGCTGCGCGACCAGGGCTTCTCCGACATCGCCGAGGGCACCGTTTATGCCCTGCTGGTCAGAATCGAACAACGCGGCCTCGTCGACGTCGAGAAGGTCCCGTCAGAGAAGGGTCCGCCGCGCAAGGTTTACACGCTGAACGCACTGGGCGGCGAGGACCTCGAAGAGTTCTGGAGGACATGGAGTTTCCTCGCAGAACGGATCGAACAGCTCCACCAGAACATCGAAAACTCGCAGGAAGCAGGAGAGTAA
- a CDS encoding ABC transporter ATP-binding protein, whose protein sequence is MAAPDAGTSVVRPAAVSARGWGWRHAGRSTPAIRGLDLEIGPGERVLLLGPSGAGKSTLLHALAGVLGDEEDDADETGALLVDGVAPRGQRGRSGLMQQDPETQVVLSRLGDDVAFGAENLAVPRDEIWRRVHEALDDVGLRRASAAEGAGGLPLDHPTSALSGGQKQRLALAGILAMRPGLILLDEPTANLDPAGVLEVRDAVGRCLDKTGATLVVVEHRVSVWKGLVDRIVVLQPGSAADPAVLLDGPPDQVLAEARDILMAAGVWVPGYVPATRVRSTAGSGGLLLAAEGLAVSRERPHRRGLKSIPPVPVLQGISAQVRAGQALTVTGPNGAGKSTFALTLAGLLAPVDGKVSATVELSGGAGIDPYKWKADQLISRIGTVFQEPEHQFVTGRVLDELMFGPRHLGHGEERVDELVERLRLTHLVDANPYTLSGGEKRRLSVATVLAAHPRVLVLDEPTFGQDANTWAELASFLSELLDAGTAVVSVTHDQEFSAVLGGTELRLDPASRDGDRLEAGAA, encoded by the coding sequence ATGGCCGCTCCCGACGCCGGCACTTCCGTTGTGCGGCCGGCCGCAGTGTCCGCCCGGGGCTGGGGATGGCGGCACGCCGGCCGTTCCACGCCCGCCATCCGGGGGCTCGATCTGGAGATTGGCCCCGGTGAGCGCGTGCTGCTCCTGGGCCCCTCCGGGGCGGGTAAGTCCACGCTCCTGCACGCCCTCGCCGGTGTGCTTGGTGATGAAGAGGACGACGCCGACGAGACAGGTGCGCTGCTGGTCGACGGCGTTGCTCCCCGCGGGCAGCGCGGCCGTTCCGGGCTCATGCAGCAGGATCCGGAAACGCAGGTGGTCCTGTCACGGCTCGGCGACGACGTCGCCTTTGGCGCCGAGAACCTGGCGGTGCCCCGGGACGAGATCTGGAGGCGCGTCCATGAAGCGCTCGACGACGTCGGGCTGCGCCGCGCCAGCGCCGCGGAAGGTGCCGGCGGGCTCCCGCTGGACCACCCGACGTCGGCCCTCTCCGGCGGGCAGAAGCAGCGCCTGGCGCTGGCCGGCATCCTGGCGATGCGGCCCGGACTGATCCTGCTGGATGAACCCACGGCAAACCTGGATCCGGCCGGCGTCCTGGAAGTCCGTGACGCGGTGGGCCGGTGCCTGGACAAGACGGGCGCCACCCTTGTGGTGGTGGAGCACCGGGTATCCGTCTGGAAAGGACTGGTGGACCGAATCGTGGTGCTTCAGCCGGGCTCGGCAGCCGATCCTGCGGTGCTGCTGGACGGGCCGCCGGACCAGGTATTGGCCGAGGCCCGGGACATACTGATGGCCGCGGGGGTCTGGGTGCCTGGCTACGTCCCGGCCACCCGGGTCCGCAGCACTGCGGGTTCGGGCGGGCTGCTGCTCGCCGCCGAGGGACTGGCCGTGTCCCGCGAACGGCCACACCGCCGCGGCCTCAAATCCATCCCGCCGGTTCCGGTCCTGCAGGGTATTTCAGCGCAGGTCCGCGCGGGCCAGGCGCTGACCGTAACCGGCCCCAACGGTGCCGGAAAGTCCACCTTTGCGCTGACGCTGGCCGGGCTGCTGGCCCCCGTTGACGGAAAGGTTTCGGCCACCGTGGAGCTGAGCGGCGGCGCCGGCATCGACCCCTACAAATGGAAGGCCGATCAGCTGATTTCCCGGATCGGAACGGTCTTCCAGGAACCCGAACACCAGTTCGTTACGGGGCGCGTGCTGGACGAGCTCATGTTCGGCCCCCGCCACCTGGGACACGGCGAGGAGCGCGTTGACGAACTTGTGGAACGGCTGCGGCTGACGCATCTGGTGGACGCTAACCCGTACACGCTCTCGGGCGGCGAAAAACGCCGTCTCTCGGTGGCCACAGTACTCGCGGCCCACCCGAGGGTGCTGGTGCTCGACGAACCAACGTTCGGCCAGGACGCCAATACCTGGGCTGAGCTGGCATCCTTCCTCTCCGAGCTGCTGGACGCCGGAACTGCCGTGGTGTCAGTGACCCACGACCAGGAGTTCAGCGCAGTCCTGGGCGGCACGGAATTGCGCCTGGACCCTGCTTCCCGGGACGGGGACCGCCTGGAAGCCGGTGCGGCGTGA
- a CDS encoding UDP-N-acetylglucosamine 1-carboxyvinyltransferase: MTQETAEHVAATLRDARNEKGWTQGQLASELGTSQSAIARMEQGKQNLSLKMIQRLETIFGRSIVKVGKPQMTHLRVEGGHTLSGAVDVNSSKNAGVALLCASLINRGTTVLRRLARIEEVNRIVEVLTSIGVECTWLNDTDLQLRRPAVLDLDAMDEEAARRTRSVIMLLGPLLDESGEYRLPYAGGCDLGTRTVEPHMQALRQFGLAVEATAGFYTVQAPVADSEDRSFVLTERGDTVTENAIMAAAHRRGTTVIRNASPNYMVQDLCYYLQMLGVEIDGVGTTTLKITGQALIDVDIEYFPSEDPIEAMSLITAGIVTNSEVTIRRVPMEFMEIELATLEQMGQQLEISGEYMARNGRTRLVDVTTKPSELRAPEDKIHPMPFPGLNIDNLPFFAVIAANATGQTLIHDWVYENRAIYLTELNRLGAQVQLLDPHRIYINGPTRWRAAEVGCPPALRPAACLLLAMLAARGVSELRNIYVIERGYEDLAERLNTIGAKIEYFQD; encoded by the coding sequence ATGACTCAGGAAACTGCCGAACATGTGGCCGCTACGCTCCGCGACGCCCGGAACGAGAAAGGTTGGACCCAGGGCCAGCTTGCCTCAGAGCTCGGGACCAGCCAAAGTGCCATCGCGCGGATGGAGCAGGGCAAGCAGAACCTTAGCCTCAAAATGATCCAACGGCTGGAGACCATCTTCGGCCGCAGCATCGTCAAGGTGGGGAAACCACAGATGACTCACCTGAGGGTCGAAGGCGGTCACACCCTCTCCGGCGCCGTGGACGTCAACAGCAGCAAGAACGCCGGCGTGGCCCTGCTCTGCGCCAGCCTGATCAACCGTGGCACGACTGTCCTGCGCCGGCTGGCCCGGATTGAGGAAGTCAACAGGATCGTTGAGGTGCTCACCAGCATCGGCGTTGAATGCACCTGGCTCAATGACACCGACCTTCAGCTTCGCCGGCCAGCCGTCCTGGACCTGGATGCCATGGATGAGGAGGCCGCCCGCCGCACCCGCAGCGTGATCATGCTTCTGGGTCCCCTCCTGGATGAGTCCGGCGAATACCGCCTTCCCTATGCCGGTGGCTGCGACCTCGGCACCCGGACTGTGGAACCGCATATGCAGGCATTGCGCCAGTTCGGGCTCGCGGTCGAGGCGACCGCTGGTTTCTATACTGTGCAGGCACCTGTTGCGGATTCCGAGGACCGCTCCTTTGTGCTGACTGAGCGTGGAGATACCGTCACCGAAAACGCCATCATGGCCGCGGCGCACCGCCGGGGCACCACCGTCATCCGCAACGCGAGCCCGAACTACATGGTCCAGGACCTCTGCTATTACCTGCAGATGCTGGGGGTGGAGATCGACGGCGTGGGAACCACCACGCTGAAGATCACCGGGCAGGCGCTGATCGACGTCGACATCGAGTATTTCCCGTCCGAGGACCCCATCGAAGCGATGAGCCTCATCACCGCCGGCATCGTCACCAATTCCGAAGTGACCATCCGCCGCGTCCCCATGGAGTTCATGGAGATCGAGCTGGCCACGCTGGAGCAGATGGGCCAGCAGCTGGAGATCTCCGGGGAATACATGGCGCGCAACGGCCGCACCCGGCTGGTTGACGTGACCACCAAGCCCTCCGAGCTGCGGGCGCCGGAGGACAAGATCCACCCCATGCCGTTCCCCGGCCTGAACATCGACAACCTGCCCTTCTTCGCGGTGATTGCAGCTAATGCGACCGGCCAGACCCTGATCCACGACTGGGTGTACGAGAACCGGGCCATCTACCTGACGGAACTGAACAGGCTCGGGGCCCAGGTGCAGCTGCTGGACCCGCACCGGATCTATATCAACGGTCCCACCAGGTGGCGTGCCGCCGAGGTGGGCTGCCCGCCGGCCCTGCGCCCGGCCGCGTGCCTGCTCCTCGCCATGCTTGCCGCCCGCGGTGTGTCGGAGCTGCGCAACATCTATGTGATCGAGCGCGGCTACGAGGATCTGGCCGAACGGCTCAACACTATCGGCGCGAAGATCGAATACTTCCAGGACTGA
- a CDS encoding GNAT family N-acetyltransferase, whose product MPDSVSSRPALALDVDQVWPLVRDFATSFQPERRAFERTFGSLIEDPRALVLVAEQSATNIVGYLLAHSQSTFFANGPVVWIEEVMVAGGIRRNGVGRALMTAAETWAGLQGAAYVSLASRRAGDFYRAMGYEDSATFFKKSLSSGIVAGDGPSLRDRPSI is encoded by the coding sequence ATGCCCGATAGCGTATCTTCCAGACCGGCACTGGCTTTAGACGTCGATCAGGTGTGGCCTCTCGTCCGAGATTTCGCGACGTCGTTCCAGCCGGAGCGGAGAGCCTTTGAGCGTACATTCGGCTCGCTGATTGAAGACCCTCGTGCCCTCGTGCTCGTCGCCGAACAAAGCGCGACAAACATTGTCGGCTACCTGTTGGCGCACAGCCAGTCCACGTTCTTTGCCAACGGCCCTGTTGTGTGGATTGAGGAGGTCATGGTTGCTGGCGGCATTCGAAGGAATGGCGTCGGACGGGCCTTGATGACGGCAGCTGAAACCTGGGCAGGATTACAGGGCGCGGCCTATGTTTCGTTAGCGAGCCGCCGTGCAGGGGACTTCTACCGTGCCATGGGGTACGAGGACTCGGCGACCTTCTTCAAAAAGTCACTCAGTTCCGGCATCGTAGCCGGGGATGGGCCTTCATTGCGCGATAGGCCTTCCATTTAA
- a CDS encoding energy-coupling factor transporter transmembrane component T family protein — protein sequence MRAALNLRGNHALLTRANPLAKFAAVFLITLVLALSIDWVSATTALVAELALFPLAGLTLRLLWQRAWPLILAAALGGWSTSIVAADAGAVLLDVGIWSISEGSLQLGLGFMLRGLAIALPAILLMTCTDPTDLADALAQKARLPHRFVLGTLASMRLVGLMAEEWQTIGMARRARGVGSQGSPLQRMRATLGQSFGLLVQAIRRASRLAVTMEARGFGGGPRTWARESTYSMLDAWVLLGGLVIAVAAVLAAVGLGTWSFVWR from the coding sequence GTGAGGGCGGCCCTGAACCTGCGAGGCAACCACGCGCTGCTGACCCGCGCCAACCCCTTGGCGAAGTTCGCGGCGGTTTTCCTCATCACCCTGGTGCTGGCACTTTCCATCGACTGGGTGTCCGCCACCACGGCGCTGGTCGCGGAACTTGCGCTCTTCCCACTGGCAGGTCTCACGCTGCGCCTCCTGTGGCAGAGGGCCTGGCCCTTGATCCTCGCCGCGGCGCTGGGCGGCTGGAGTACTTCGATTGTCGCGGCGGATGCCGGCGCGGTGCTGCTCGACGTCGGGATCTGGTCCATCAGTGAAGGTTCACTGCAGCTGGGGCTGGGATTTATGCTGCGGGGCCTGGCGATCGCCCTGCCGGCCATCCTCCTCATGACGTGCACGGACCCCACAGACCTCGCCGATGCTTTGGCGCAGAAGGCCCGGCTGCCGCACCGCTTTGTCCTGGGCACCCTTGCCTCCATGCGCCTGGTGGGGCTCATGGCGGAGGAATGGCAGACCATCGGCATGGCCCGGCGGGCCCGCGGAGTCGGCTCGCAGGGGAGTCCCCTGCAACGGATGCGCGCCACCCTGGGCCAGAGTTTCGGCCTGCTGGTTCAGGCGATCCGCAGGGCATCGCGGCTGGCCGTCACCATGGAAGCCCGCGGATTTGGCGGCGGCCCGCGGACGTGGGCCCGTGAATCCACCTACTCCATGCTGGATGCGTGGGTCCTGCTAGGCGGCCTGGTGATTGCGGTTGCAGCTGTGCTGGCGGCGGTGGGTTTAGGGACCTGGAGCTTCGTCTGGCGCTAG
- a CDS encoding DUF1048 domain-containing protein yields the protein MAAKWIETLTGSLEQKKQYKQDKARIDGLPEPYATAAKAMHRYFMYYGGITDGDTLMTMFGDLADLWERAAIDGTPVRAIVGDDPVEFAETFAQAYSGKQWIDKERERLTKAIDAAAGDNGKGAGA from the coding sequence ATGGCCGCAAAGTGGATCGAGACCCTCACCGGGTCGCTCGAGCAGAAGAAGCAGTACAAGCAGGACAAGGCCCGCATTGATGGCCTCCCCGAACCGTACGCAACAGCGGCGAAGGCCATGCACCGGTACTTCATGTACTACGGGGGCATCACCGACGGCGACACGCTCATGACGATGTTCGGCGACTTGGCCGACCTGTGGGAGCGGGCCGCCATCGATGGAACGCCGGTGCGCGCGATCGTCGGCGACGACCCTGTGGAGTTCGCCGAGACCTTTGCGCAGGCCTACTCCGGCAAGCAGTGGATCGACAAGGAGCGGGAGCGCCTCACGAAGGCGATCGACGCCGCCGCCGGCGACAATGGAAAGGGGGCAGGCGCATGA
- a CDS encoding ABC transporter ATP-binding protein — protein MTTDQALEPAIRVRGIEKSFKDLHVLRGVDFDVKAGSIFALLGSNGAGKTTLVRILSTLLKADAGTATVHGFDVGAKPGDVRESISLTGQFAAVDEVLSGRENLVLIAKLRHLKNPGAIADDLLDRFSLTEAGSRKASTYSGGMRRRLDIAMSLIGNPPIIFLDEPTTGLDPQARIEVWQTVKRLAGQGTTALLTTQYLDEAEQLADRIAILHRGTIIQNGTLAELKQLLPPAKVEYVEKQPSLEDVFLALVGDAGETDAGETDTAADRRIDGTVPAGKEPR, from the coding sequence ATGACCACCGACCAGGCCCTCGAACCCGCGATCCGGGTGCGGGGCATCGAGAAGTCGTTCAAGGACCTGCACGTGCTGCGGGGCGTCGACTTCGATGTGAAGGCGGGGAGCATCTTCGCGTTGCTCGGCTCGAACGGGGCGGGCAAGACCACGCTGGTGCGGATCCTGTCGACGCTGCTCAAGGCCGACGCGGGCACCGCCACGGTGCACGGCTTCGACGTCGGCGCGAAGCCCGGTGATGTGCGCGAGTCGATCAGCCTGACCGGTCAGTTCGCCGCGGTCGATGAAGTGCTCAGTGGCCGGGAGAACCTCGTGCTGATCGCCAAGCTGCGTCACCTGAAGAACCCGGGTGCGATCGCCGACGACCTGCTCGATCGCTTCTCGCTCACCGAAGCAGGGAGCCGCAAGGCATCGACGTACTCGGGCGGCATGCGCCGCCGACTCGACATCGCGATGAGCCTGATCGGGAACCCGCCGATCATTTTCCTGGACGAACCCACCACCGGACTCGACCCCCAGGCGCGCATCGAGGTATGGCAGACCGTCAAGCGACTCGCCGGCCAGGGCACGACGGCGCTGCTCACCACGCAGTACCTCGACGAGGCCGAGCAGCTCGCCGACCGGATCGCGATTCTGCACAGGGGCACGATCATCCAGAACGGCACCCTCGCCGAACTCAAGCAACTCCTCCCGCCCGCCAAGGTCGAATACGTCGAGAAGCAGCCTTCCCTCGAGGACGTCTTCCTCGCCCTCGTGGGTGACGCCGGCGAGACAGACGCCGGCGAGACCGACACCGCCGCCGACCGCCGCATAGACGGCACGGTCCCGGCAGGAAAGGAACCCCGATGA
- a CDS encoding SMI1/KNR4 family protein: MRTQELWTDIVRWLSINAPVTAKTIRAPAPEPLIRSFEQAAPNGWPSDLSTLYRIFDGTELSTAGDILPRYRPLPLEEAEKVRRMMLSIMAEVGAEANAEFERRISSPIYRNLRAVGEAHSSVPVPEPHKPYDPADAEADEAGTRAWIFISSFLPIADNGAGDFLFVDLRAGRQHGCVSEWFKDDADWRPAVWSSVEELLDETLTSLRTGRPVFFSRPSVTDGSLHWEYVRES; encoded by the coding sequence ATGCGAACACAGGAACTCTGGACCGACATCGTTAGGTGGCTGAGCATCAACGCCCCCGTGACGGCCAAAACCATTCGGGCACCGGCACCGGAGCCCCTGATTCGCTCATTTGAACAGGCCGCACCGAATGGTTGGCCGAGCGATCTGTCGACCCTGTATCGTATTTTCGACGGTACGGAACTGTCAACGGCGGGGGATATTCTCCCGAGGTATCGCCCGCTTCCCCTGGAGGAAGCTGAGAAAGTGCGACGAATGATGCTTAGCATCATGGCGGAGGTCGGGGCGGAAGCAAATGCCGAATTCGAGCGGAGAATAAGTTCCCCAATCTACCGCAACCTTCGGGCGGTCGGTGAGGCCCACAGCAGCGTTCCTGTGCCCGAACCCCATAAACCCTATGACCCAGCAGATGCTGAAGCTGATGAGGCCGGTACCCGCGCCTGGATCTTCATCTCCTCGTTCCTGCCGATCGCAGACAATGGCGCCGGCGACTTCCTGTTCGTCGATCTCAGGGCCGGGCGGCAGCATGGCTGCGTCAGTGAGTGGTTCAAGGACGATGCCGATTGGCGCCCCGCCGTCTGGTCATCCGTTGAAGAACTCCTGGATGAGACGCTGACCAGCCTGCGAACAGGACGACCAGTATTCTTCTCCAGGCCCTCGGTGACAGACGGCAGTCTGCATTGGGAATACGTCCGGGAATCGTGA
- a CDS encoding ABC transporter permease — protein sequence MTTHVLGDTGVLTGRSLRHILRSPDTIITTAVTPIAIMLLFVYVFGGAINTGSDESYVNYMLPGILLITIASGIAYTAYRLFLDLQGGIFDRFQSMPIARSSVLWAHVLTSLAANLVSVAIVIGVALIMGFRTGASVAAWLAVAGVLVLFTLALTWLAVIAGLSAKTVDGASAFAYPLIFLPFISSAFAPTDSMPGPVAWFAENQPVTSIVNTVRALFAQEPVGGDIWIALAWLVGLLVVGYSFAIAIYRRKIS from the coding sequence ATGACCACCCACGTCCTCGGCGACACCGGCGTCCTCACCGGCCGCTCGCTGCGCCACATCCTCCGCAGCCCAGACACGATCATCACCACCGCGGTCACCCCGATCGCGATCATGCTGCTGTTCGTGTACGTGTTCGGAGGTGCGATCAACACAGGATCCGACGAGTCGTACGTCAACTACATGCTCCCCGGCATCCTGCTCATCACCATCGCGTCCGGCATTGCGTACACCGCGTACCGGCTGTTCCTGGACTTGCAGGGCGGCATCTTCGACCGCTTTCAGTCCATGCCGATCGCGAGGTCGAGCGTGCTCTGGGCCCACGTGCTCACCTCGCTGGCCGCGAACCTGGTCTCGGTCGCGATCGTCATCGGCGTCGCGCTGATCATGGGGTTCCGCACCGGAGCTTCCGTGGCCGCCTGGCTCGCGGTCGCCGGCGTCCTGGTCCTGTTCACCCTCGCCCTGACCTGGCTCGCCGTGATCGCCGGACTCTCGGCGAAGACCGTCGACGGGGCGAGCGCGTTCGCCTACCCGCTGATCTTCCTGCCGTTCATCAGCTCAGCATTCGCGCCCACCGACTCGATGCCCGGCCCGGTCGCGTGGTTCGCCGAGAACCAGCCCGTGACCTCCATCGTGAACACCGTCCGGGCCCTGTTCGCCCAGGAACCCGTGGGCGGTGACATCTGGATCGCCCTCGCCTGGCTCGTCGGCTTACTCGTCGTCGGCTACTCCTTCGCGATCGCCATCTACCGTCGAAAGATCAGCTGA
- a CDS encoding ABC transporter substrate-binding protein, whose translation MTRNIIRRVRRSVAILTAVSLLGLTSACSTGPTNQPENGNVEIRFSWWGNTTRAELTNKAIKAFEAENPNITVKPEFGDIGGYFDKLATQMAANDAPDVITMGGAYPAEYANRGALLDLSKVSGTLDLSGIDEGALQNGQVQGKQYGISTGANALAVVVNPAVFQAAGVSLPDDSSWTWEDFARVAAEVTAKSPRGTFGTATVLSHDSLDAFARQRGESLYTEDGQLGLGQETVQEYFDYSLNLSGSGAAPSASETVEKLDASTEQTLMGMGKAAMMLTWSNSLTALSKAAGTELKLFKLPGETPTPGIWLQSSQFYTISARSKHAEAAARLVNFLVNHEEAAKTIQSDRGVPSNARMRSAIQELLTPQGKAEAAYIDEIGKLKFAPTFIGPTGSTAVAEITARINTEVLFKRLTPEKAAEQWISESKAAIGK comes from the coding sequence ATGACGCGTAACATTATCCGTCGAGTCCGCAGATCTGTTGCCATCCTCACTGCCGTTAGCCTCCTTGGCCTCACGTCGGCATGTTCCACCGGCCCCACAAACCAGCCCGAAAACGGCAACGTTGAAATCCGTTTCTCCTGGTGGGGGAACACCACCCGGGCCGAGCTCACCAACAAAGCCATCAAGGCTTTCGAAGCGGAAAATCCCAACATCACCGTCAAACCGGAATTCGGGGACATCGGCGGATACTTCGACAAGCTGGCCACCCAAATGGCCGCCAACGACGCGCCGGACGTCATCACCATGGGCGGAGCCTATCCCGCCGAATATGCCAACCGGGGTGCGCTGCTGGATCTCTCCAAGGTCAGCGGCACGCTGGACCTGTCCGGAATCGACGAAGGCGCCCTCCAGAACGGCCAGGTCCAGGGAAAGCAGTACGGCATATCCACCGGCGCCAACGCACTCGCGGTCGTTGTAAACCCCGCCGTCTTCCAGGCCGCCGGAGTGTCCCTGCCCGATGACAGTTCATGGACCTGGGAGGACTTCGCCCGCGTAGCCGCCGAGGTAACCGCAAAGAGTCCACGTGGAACGTTCGGGACCGCAACGGTGCTGAGCCATGACTCCCTGGACGCGTTCGCCCGCCAGCGCGGGGAAAGCCTCTATACCGAGGACGGGCAGCTGGGGCTGGGCCAGGAAACTGTCCAGGAGTACTTCGACTACTCCCTGAACCTGAGCGGCTCCGGCGCCGCGCCCAGTGCTTCGGAGACGGTGGAAAAACTCGACGCCAGTACCGAACAGACCCTCATGGGCATGGGCAAAGCCGCCATGATGCTGACTTGGAGCAACTCCTTGACCGCCCTCAGCAAGGCCGCGGGAACCGAACTGAAGCTCTTCAAGCTCCCCGGCGAGACGCCCACCCCCGGAATCTGGCTGCAGTCTTCGCAGTTCTACACCATTTCCGCGCGGAGCAAGCACGCTGAGGCTGCGGCCAGGCTGGTGAACTTCCTCGTGAACCACGAGGAGGCCGCCAAGACCATCCAGAGCGACCGCGGCGTACCCAGCAATGCCCGGATGCGGTCTGCCATCCAGGAACTCCTGACGCCGCAGGGCAAAGCAGAGGCTGCTTACATTGACGAAATCGGCAAGCTGAAGTTCGCCCCCACGTTCATTGGGCCCACCGGCTCAACGGCCGTCGCCGAAATAACGGCCAGAATCAACACCGAGGTGCTCTTCAAGAGGCTGACACCGGAGAAGGCTGCCGAACAGTGGATCAGCGAAAGCAAGGCGGCCATCGGCAAGTGA
- a CDS encoding glutamate--cysteine ligase 2: protein MRTFGVEEELLIVDPETGEPLALADALLSGRRLAADDSPEDPHVLETQDQTVYDDDETGLSAELKLEQIETQTRPCLEYGELLRQIRAGRLLADQAARKNGARVAALATSPLASTSHTTPDPRYARMLERFGLTAQEQLTCGFHVHTFIESPDEGVAVLDRIRDKLAVLTALSANSPFWNGMQTGFESYRTQAWNRWPTSGPSGIFGTYSAYRRVVARLLDSGVMLDEGMIYFDARLSRNHPTVEVRVADVCLRAEDAALIAVLVRAMVETASREWHDGVEPAPVPTVLLRMAAWQASCSGLGGELLDFGTFRPVPAADVVRSLIDYLEPVLAEQGELGLARQGVEEVIARGTGSMEQRSARDAAMEKNAPDDDGLGAVVGHAVGATMRGASGLPEVDTAPELLRVRLS, encoded by the coding sequence ATGCGAACATTCGGCGTCGAGGAAGAACTCCTGATCGTTGATCCGGAGACGGGGGAACCGCTCGCGCTGGCTGATGCCCTGCTCTCCGGGCGGCGGCTTGCTGCCGATGATTCCCCCGAAGATCCGCATGTGCTGGAAACCCAGGACCAAACCGTTTACGACGACGACGAAACGGGCCTGAGTGCCGAGCTGAAGCTTGAGCAGATCGAGACCCAGACACGGCCCTGCCTGGAGTACGGGGAACTGCTGCGGCAGATCCGGGCCGGCCGGCTGCTCGCTGACCAGGCGGCCCGCAAAAACGGGGCAAGGGTGGCCGCGCTTGCCACCTCGCCGCTGGCATCCACCAGCCACACCACGCCGGACCCCCGGTACGCCCGGATGCTGGAGCGTTTCGGGCTGACGGCGCAGGAACAGCTGACCTGCGGCTTCCACGTCCACACGTTCATTGAGTCCCCAGACGAGGGGGTGGCCGTGCTGGACAGGATCCGTGACAAGCTGGCCGTCCTCACGGCCCTGAGTGCCAACTCGCCTTTCTGGAACGGGATGCAGACGGGCTTTGAAAGTTACCGCACCCAGGCCTGGAACCGGTGGCCCACGTCAGGGCCTTCCGGCATTTTCGGGACGTATTCTGCGTACCGGCGGGTGGTGGCGCGCCTGCTGGACAGTGGCGTGATGCTGGACGAAGGCATGATCTACTTCGACGCCCGGCTCTCCCGGAACCACCCCACCGTGGAGGTGCGGGTGGCGGACGTCTGCCTCCGTGCGGAGGATGCAGCACTGATCGCAGTGCTGGTGCGGGCAATGGTGGAAACGGCCAGCCGGGAGTGGCACGACGGCGTGGAGCCCGCACCGGTCCCCACCGTGCTGTTGCGGATGGCCGCGTGGCAGGCCAGCTGCAGCGGCCTTGGTGGAGAGCTGCTGGATTTCGGCACCTTCCGGCCGGTGCCGGCTGCTGACGTAGTGCGATCCCTCATTGATTACCTGGAACCGGTGCTGGCCGAACAGGGCGAACTGGGCCTGGCCAGGCAGGGCGTTGAGGAGGTCATCGCCCGCGGCACCGGCTCTATGGAACAGCGCAGCGCCCGGGACGCGGCGATGGAGAAAAACGCGCCCGACGACGACGGGCTGGGCGCCGTCGTCGGACACGCCGTGGGTGCCACCATGCGTGGAGCTTCCGGGCTTCCCGAGGTGGATACCGCGCCCGAACTGCTGCGCGTGCGCCTGTCCTAG